In Mugil cephalus isolate CIBA_MC_2020 chromosome 11, CIBA_Mcephalus_1.1, whole genome shotgun sequence, the genomic window AAACTTCCAGCACAGCCTCCAGTACCTGCCTGGCCGCTGGCCAATCATCTCCTCAATGTCATCACTGAAGCGGTCGACTCCTAAAGATCACACTCAGGATTATTTCCATGGCAAGGTAGAAAAAATTTGCTAAAAGTGTCACATGCACAAGCACTACATTAGAAATTCATCCCTCTGCCACTGGGAACAATCCAAGACAAATATGCAGTTTTGATATTATCAAAGCAGTGGGTGTTCTCCATTAAATGTTCCCAATGCTGAGACCAATGACAATAGCAGTATTGGTAAAGATAGCgtaaacacaacagcaaagtAAAGCGGTgaaaatattctaaatatacatttaaagtcagttgtgtatttatgtgtattcatgtatttaacCCTCCCTGCTTCCCCAAGCTGGGGGAATGGATCCACCATCTCTGCGGCTAATACACTGATTATAGATGAGAACGTCATACAACTGGATTTTGAAAAGGCTACACTGTTTATTGAACTACTTGCAGTAACTGAAGTCATTCCCTAGAGCCACCTGTAATAAGCTGCTGCACCAAGTTTTTACCATACCCCTGGctgtaggtatttatttttttttttttttaaagccttcaTGCCTTTAAGGCATCTCTCACTGCAGAGGAAAATATCCAGGCTGATAACTAATTGTACTCATGCAGTGGACAGTAGACCGAAAGACCACAGTGGACATGGGTCAAAAGTTCATGCCGGCAGTtaagaggatgaaaaaaaaaaaggcccactGAAGCCTTGGGCTTGATTTATCTGGCTTGCCAAGGTCAGGACCCACCAAAGTGGGGCAATGTGATGACCCCACTGCCTGGGGCTCGGTTAGTATTTAGTCCTTTATGCACCTCTCCACAGGCAGGTTCAGGAGACATGAGCCAAGAAGTTCAACTTACAAGTTCAGGTCAGTTGTCCTACCTGACCTCCAGAAGGTTTTTGTGCTGTACTGGTGTTTCAACACAGGAGACACTATGAAAAGcaagttttcttgttttgaggAGGTAGCACTACAGGTGGAAAGACAGCAGATGCAAAGATCTGCTGCATGTAGCTAGGCTGAGTCTAATTATTAGTGGAACCACAAGAGGTCACTAAACATGTTATGACAAGTTGATGTGATCTGAGGTCCTAAAGGGCATAAAAAGGTTATTTATACTATACAACTGAATGATGTCTTCCACAATGAGCCCAGAGTTCCAGAAATGTAGTAAAAGTCAAGACAGATACGTCATTACATCATGAAAACTCTCTAAGATTATTTATTGAGACACGATGTGTTAGATGAAACTAACCTGGTGCTGAGGACAAAACTATGTCAGAAAGGAGAAACAGGTGAGGTCACCCTCACTAACAACAATCTATAACCTAGCTATTAGGCAGCTGACTCCTGTCCATGACAAATGGGAATTGTCTGTTCCCCAGCTGCAATTTTCTTTATGTGCTGCCTCACGACTGCTGAGTGAACAGAGGTAACACTGGCAGAGGTCACAATTCAGTCTACCTGTCCATCTTATGAGCACCATGCACAGAGGCTGAAGAGGCCCAAACCATTAGCAGGAACAGATCACCTAGAAGCAGTATTCTTAGATCTAATAGGACTATGCTGCATTGAGGCACAGAATATCTATCCCAACAGATTTCTCATCAAACCCATAATAAAGCATCAGCTTTGCTGGCCATGAAAAAATGAATCATCTGTTTTTGCCTCTTCTTTTGTACGGTCCATCTTTCTCACCATAGAACCAAGCGATGCCGATGGCTTCAATAAGCACTCCAAAGAGAATCGATGTTCCCGCCGCAAAGTGGTCCAGCAGAGTAAACACATACATCCCTCcctggagagaagaaaaaaatacaatgaatgtGAGTTTTATCAAACACGTTGCTACTTTTAGATTTGTCGGGAAAATCCcaatcattttgtttaatgCATATTCAGGTACGTTTCCTCCTTTTATTCACGGACCAGAGTTATGACCAGAATTTATGGACATGATGTTTGCAAGAATGAATGAGTTCAACTTTAGTGGAAAGATGAACTCAATGAATCCTTGGTATGAAACTTACATTTGTAACACAGAAGAGGGATATGAGGAAGGTGGCAACAACAATGAAGAGGGTGAACAGCTCTCTGTGCTTGTGGAGGAATTTGAATTCATCAATTAGGCCTGTGATCACCGACTCCATCCCACCCATCTATGTCAAGAAACACAAGAGTTAGAGTGAAGCAGAAAAGTCAGAATTGCCGATGACAACAGGCACGTGTCATCTGGCCAAAGTAAACTTGAATGAGTGTGTACGTGTGGGTTCACACTCACGGCACTGTCAATGCCCAACGTCAACAGCATGATGAAGAAGATAACTGCCCACACGGATGACCCGGGCAATGTTGCGATGGCTTCTGGGTAAATGACAAACACCAACCCAGCACCTACGAGAAAGACAGAAATCAAGGGATTTACCGCAGAAGAAGACATAGAAGCAGCATCGAAGACAGACTGCCAAAAACGTACAATGCCAAAAGTTACACAAGTTAAGTTATAGAAATTCTTCAGATTGGGTTAGATATGATACCGTACCATCTCTGGCAACTTTGTCAAGAGCCACGTTGTGCTTGTGGGACATATAGCCAAGAAAGGAGAAGACGACGAAGCCGGAGAAGAAACTGGTCAAAGAGTTGATAGAGCTGGTAATAATGGCATCCCTGGATCGATACaacaagacagaaagaaatcGACAATTCATGAAACACTTCCTCTGTCAATATCTGCATAAATTACCAGACTAATTAATTTGAGTGTTGGCTTGAGactttatgtatatatacatatatgtgtatctatacacatgtatgtgtgtatgtatgcatgtatgtatgtatgtatgtatgtaggaaAAAATGAATGTAGATGGATTTTATGAATTGTTTTATCAGGTTGTCAATATGTGACAAACTGTGGAGATGatgctttctgttgttttgtgcaaaaGTAAGTAgagaaaattaacaaatatgcgttaaataacagacagagaaaagtgAGCTCACAAAAAATTGAGTCGGAAGAAAAATAGCTCAAGGAGGAATCCGCGAGGTGCACTGTGTTATGTGCCAGttatcagaaacattaaaaaaggcaaaagaggagataaaagCCTCCTGCGGGATGCTGATGATTTTCAAAGAGTGCAACAGATTTGATTGGTGCTACGGCCGTCTGTGGCACAGCAGGGTGTCAAAGACATGAGGGGTTTCAAGGAGCTTCAAAGGTTATTGTAATTCACCTGCCCGTGTTTCGCGCGCGTGTTTGTAGAGACAACGTCCCATCCTCCTGTCTATCCCCAGTGAATCTCCCACCTGCCTCTCTGTCACTGTGTGTCCTTTACCTGTAGCAGTTGTTGCTGAATTTGTTGTAACTGGAAAAGGCGATCAGCACACCAAACCCCACTCCAAGCGAAAAGCAGATCTGCGTTGCTGCCTCGATCCAGACCTGGGGAGCAACAGAACAAGCACACTTGTGTGAAGCGGCAAACAAAAGgcacaggagaggaaaaaagcCATTATTAGAGATAATTGCAGGAAACTCATTCAACGGCAGTAGATGAAAGACGCTTGTGAATACGGGGGGTAATTTTGCAAATTACTGCTCCATGCatctatctaatctaattcTCCAATTGCTCCCGTGCATCTCTCAATCTCTCTCCTTCTTGCGTTCTCGATCACTCTCCATAACTGAATCCTTTGGTCCTGAATGCTTTCTCGTTGAACGCTGCTACGCCTCCTATTAAGGTAAATAAGATGTTGCGATGGCAAGTTGTGcagatcaggaaaacacggtgAACGGTAACACCAAGAATTTTCTCAAATCATTTTAATGCCTTGAGTAAACGTGTCCCTAATTTAACAGGGAATACCAATGTTGTgttcaaattttttatttatttattttcccctccAAATTAGCGTGGCAGCAGCATGAAACAAGCTGCAGGAACTATTCAGGTGTTGTTGCACAGCACAGTCATTTCAAAAAGGTAATGTCACATTCAGGCTTTTGTTGTTCAGCATCATAGATCAAAATAAAGAAGGGTGAATTTGACAGTAGAGTTGGGGAATTGCAGTAGTATGTTGCTTAaggtgtgtttattgtgttaaataaataactttattcTTTCACTTTCCTATCCTGCTGCTATTACTTttatgttatgttgatgtctgtgatTGCTGTACCagctactggacacttgaatttcccACCAAGGgttgaataaagtatttttctattctattctattttctatactcctttcattttatttcagtattttaatttatttttagccatttctccattttaattctttatattttaatgttttttattttatttatttttttgtcgttCTCGCCTCAAGACCACACCTTGCttttaatgaatgcatttttaatggatCAATTCTAAAACACCTGTTGATCAAAGCAGAATTTATCTCACATTCTGACCAccttttattagtattattgttTATTAGTGAATGTAAATCTCAAGAGTCATTGATGATGAATCATACATATGTGTAAACTGTAAATACTCTCATGTCATTTGGGATGTGCAACGATCACAATTCACTGTTATGATACCATAAGTTCCATTAATATAACAGCATATATGTTACTGTACTTAACACGTTCAGTGCTAATGTTAGgtaaagagaaatggagctcaaaatgtcaaagcttcttcttctggaccccccgcccctcccctcaccccaaCCCTCTCTTTCGCTGGCACTCACCTTGGCGTCGCAGAGTCTCAGGAAGTCCACGGAGAGGTATGCCTTAATGCCATCGATGGCTCCGGGCAGAGTGACTCCACGGAGCAGGAGCACGGTTAGGACCACATAGGGCATGGTGGCTGTGATCCACACGACCTGAAAGAGTcgcataacacacacacacaaatgcagaacaTCCCCATGTTTCCACAGAGGAAAAGGGGGGGCAACACACAGAGATTTAGACACATGTAAGTCAACACTCTGGAGGATCCTGAATGGAATTAtactccttttctgtttttattaacattagCAGATGTGGCTGCTGTGTTATGTGCTACCTTGCCAGAGGTCTTGACACCCTTCCAGAGACTGAAGTAGAGCAGAACAATCACCACAGCTAGACAGGAAGTCAGCTGCCAGCGTGGACGACCCAGATCATCAATACCGTTACTGTCCTGAATATGGAGTACCCCTCTTCtaaggaaagaaaacattgtGGTAAGATGCACGGCCACgatttacagtatatgtataAAGTCTATGTATATGTTAGGCAAAGCAAATAAAGTGGGAATTACCCACATCCAGGAGTAATGATGAGTTTTACTAAGACTCCTCACCAAAAGACATGCATGGGTAACCGTAAGACTGATTAGGTCTCTAATAATTGGTGTATTTAGGATCCTTATGGTTAAGTTCAACTGCAGTGAGTTACGCACCTAGATCTGAGTCTTAAAACTGTAAATTAACAACCAAGGCCTGTTTTCAAACTGTTCATCAGCAGCAAGGAGACATTTGAGACCTCAGGAAGTATGAACACATCCCAAATGCTGCAACATACTGAATTagagtaaataattaaaattgcATAGCTCATGACAGggtgcaaagaaaagaaaaactgcaaagaaaggTAACAATCTCTTCCCTCTAATTAAGAAGTTGAATCACAGAAAAGCTGTAAAATCACAGAGCGCTGAACGCTCCGGTTCAGGTAATTTCAGAGGGAGTCTAGCAGAAGAGACTGAATGAGATCAGCCAACGTTCAGCTGATGTGGTCAAATTGTCTGCAGGTGGTTCTGTGTAAATAGCATACTGCCAATTCAACCAACATGGATGAAATACCTCAGCTGTCACAACTGAACCGCCCCTCACTTGTTGGAATAGGAAACACCTGCTCAGCTTCATATAGACAGAGGCAACACCTACTAAGTGCATCCAATCTGTAGATGAATTGTCGAGAGAAAGTGCCTGACACTGAGATCCAGTTTCTGTTATCTATGTGTTAAATTACTGATAATACATTCTAAGCGCATAACCTAGACCTAGACGGAAAACCCATAGCCATGGCGTTGCTGCATGGCACAATCCGTGTGGTTTTTGGAAACTATTTTGAGCTGAAGATTGGGCCCACTTACTCGAAATACTCCTGAGCAGGGGTGGCTTTGTAAATGTCACTGACTGAGCTGTTGTCAGCCCAGTCCGAGCAGTTCGGGCTGTTCCAGGTGTTGTTGCAGTGGACCCAAGGTAGCTCGGAGGTGAACGAGGAGAAGAGGTAGAACAGTGCCCAGGAGATAATGACATTGTAGTAGAAGCCAACGTAGAGGGAAATGAGGATCACTGTAAAGCCTACACCTGTGAGAGAAACACCAATGATCAGTATTATACAGACTACACAGAGGCGCAATTGTAGATTAATactgtgtaaaataaatcttCATCTGGCTATGAGGACCGCACAAATTGACTCCTGagatacactatattgccaaaagttaTTATTAAAACCTATGGATTaggaatgggatgtcacttaaattAATATGCGTGTAAAGGCAGAGGAGAAAATACTTTTGGCAGTATAGTGCATTAAAAGGGGGAACTTCAGTGGGAAACAGCATCCACATCAGTGACTCTGCTTTTCTATGTTGTACTTTACATTCAGTAGAATCAAGAatcctttattgtcatcattCTCACAAGAGCACAGCGAAATTTTGGGCTTAAGTAGTGCATTATAAAAACAATAGAATAagcactataaaaaaaatagatacatATAAGTAAGTCAGCAGCAAACCttgaacacatacagtacatacactgCAATGACTTGCAATAGTGCATGTCAGCTTGTGTAAAGTAAGTACGTACAGTGAAGTACTGTGCTTGagtaaatttttatttatatacgtatttatatacatttttctgttattttgcatATCCGGAGACACATTATGGAGGAACATTAACTTGAGACGACCCATTTAATTGACAGTGGGCATTTCCCCGAGGAATCCTTTAATATTATTTCACCAATAATAAGACAAAAGTCTAAAATATAACTTTATCAAGCAGAACTTTGAGCTTTCCTCTCCACTTAGTCATGTCTCCTGTGACTTTCTAATGGGATATTAAGTTGGGAACCACTGAAATAAACCCTGCAAGTGTACATGAAGTCAAAAATAGCAAAATCTCCCCCACCTGCACTTCAATGGAAaacctcactttttttttctgtaatggaGCATCTACATTTCTTAGCGCTCCTGTACTAATTAAGCACAGGATCAGAATTTATCTTCCAACAACAGACAGATAAGATGTGTGCAGAGTGTGTAGAGTGCACACAGATGCATAACAAACCTTTAAATTAGAATTATTTTGGTCTTATCTTAGCAAATATTAGCTGATCAGGAAACAGTTTCTCGTCTTAGTCAAAGGCCCAaacttttttggattaccatctTTCTCACATTTTCATGCAACTTACAGCATCAGTTTCTATTCCTTTATCGCCAAGAATTATTGTCAATCAGTAGGAAGAGTGTCATGTTTTAAGAGAGCTGCAACCGTACAGTAGCCACTGATGCGCGCCTGCGGTCACACGCAAAAAGAGCAACTTTTTCTGAACTGCCTCTTCACGCCTTAATTATCAGCACATCTGCCCTTTCCATAAATCCGAAACAATGTCCACTCATCTAAGACTGAATTTAATTGTTAACCTTTGCTAAGAAGCATGACCACAACTGTGCCTTATTGATTTCTTTGTAATGTGGATGTGATATTTGTCCAGGCAGCGGCGGCTCTTATTAGCACCGCATGTGGCCGAGCTATCTCTCCATGTCCTGCTTCTCAGTGCTTTTCTTCAAATGCATTGATCCTGAGAGGAAACCAGCCTGTTGATCAGAATAATTACTGTCAATACGggcatgtgtatgtgtatttgaATAATTACTGTTATCCCCCcgctgagagacagagagagagtgaagcGTGTGATTAGAACGTCAATGTACTCAGTGTGGTCCCTGACAGACGGCAcatgttcacacaaacacatgctctgaggcatgcacacacacacgcacacaaacacacacacacacaaactgtagGCCACCTTCAGACCGACAAGGAcatgtttttgcacaaaaaGTCAAATGGCTTCTCGCGGTGAAGCAACAGATGGTCTTCTGCAGTTAATGGCATTTGTGGTGCATCTCTAAACCGATGGTGTTAAACACAGATTAACTCCTTTCGGCaataaacaacagaaagacaagAGCAGGTGGACGAACGCGCACAAAGCTTGTGAGGTGTAAGGGAAGCCGAAAAAGTTGAAGCAAACCAAGTGTAACATTATACTTTCAACCTACAACTTTGCACAGAAAATCGGTGAATGGGTCTTAATGTCCGCGTCTCCATTAGTGTTGCGACTGGATAGCATTCTCCCGAGCTGCGCTTTGCTTAACGATGTGTTGAAAAGTACCCCGCCACTGTTTGACAGAAGGATTTGGACAATCAGGACGAGTCTAAAAGCCCAATTTTCATTTGCTTTCCATCTGAGTGCCAACAGAACCTGGCGTTCTGGGGAGGATAAACAATGCCTGTCGCCGCTCGACATGGAGACGAGCAGACAAAAGAGACTGGCGTGcggacaggcaggcaggcacgtgggcagaggaggagacgtgTAGATATTAAAGGGTTTATGTTATCAGACAGACAGCGGTGTGGGCAGATGGACATGCatgaggaataaaaaaaaaaaaaagaaaaaaagattgatttATTATATGTGTGCATATTCCCCCGTTCCCGTGAGAACATGCAAGTATCAAGAGAGCACATTTGCATGTGCACATCCTGCAGTGTCAACATGCGTGTGGGTTGTCTCTGCA contains:
- the slc6a3 gene encoding sodium-dependent dopamine transporter — protein: MSSVVAPEKPASNTMGPKEVELILVKEQNGVQFTSTTLVAPAPAQTHPGGEEERETWGKKIDFLLSVIGFAVDLANVWRFPYLCYKNGGGAFLVPYLFFMVIAGMPLFYMELALGQYNREGAAGVWKICPIFKGVGFTVILISLYVGFYYNVIISWALFYLFSSFTSELPWVHCNNTWNSPNCSDWADNSSVSDIYKATPAQEYFERGVLHIQDSNGIDDLGRPRWQLTSCLAVVIVLLYFSLWKGVKTSGKVVWITATMPYVVLTVLLLRGVTLPGAIDGIKAYLSVDFLRLCDAKVWIEAATQICFSLGVGFGVLIAFSSYNKFSNNCYRDAIITSSINSLTSFFSGFVVFSFLGYMSHKHNVALDKVARDGAGLVFVIYPEAIATLPGSSVWAVIFFIMLLTLGIDSAMGGMESVITGLIDEFKFLHKHRELFTLFIVVATFLISLFCVTNGGMYVFTLLDHFAAGTSILFGVLIEAIGIAWFYGVDRFSDDIEEMIGQRPGRYWRLCWKFVSPCFLLFMVVVSFATFNPPNYGSYTFPPWANMVGWCLAISSMTMVPLYAIYKLCTLPGKFCDRLAYAITPETEHHLVDNGEVRQFTLHHWLVV